One segment of Aquimarina sp. BL5 DNA contains the following:
- a CDS encoding M56 family metallopeptidase, translating into MIAYIIKSSLCLMLLWAFYKLFLEKENIHFVKRFYLLFSLVFAFSIPLITLTYEAEVISQSETVSEITTPLLIVPETEITQESVDYLPIILWIVYGIGVLVFGFRFIRNVIAISKKIRTNERLKEPSHINVLLSSSIIPHTFLSYIFVPKKEFQNKNIPEEVLLHEKTHVQQKHTLDILFVEVLQVIFWFNPLFIFIKRSIKLNHEFLADQSVLKQRFSIQNYFELLLNYPNSSNQAVLSSPINYSLTKKRLQMMTKEFSKKRTMLKLVTLAPVLSLCVLFFNNEIVAKEVERPLDEIVNLHTEEKVSTLVVKSEEGSISVDENVTDFQDGVTDEMVKEYNVWAKDLNAKIKANKSITIRESEIYRMINIYRNMTAEQRKGSEQFPDIPPPPPVPEAPKVKKGEKSDIPPPPPPPEAPKVKKGEKSNIPPPPPPKEKNTPNGLSKKAERIKTNDGYAEILLSEKEDWTEEENERLKEEAEEERERAEIEREEAEVLVEEIRREQELASELAMLNAEEARRAAENAREIAMEASQEARLRARKESRELMREAKMQTSKAEKEMRKAEMEARKNAMEVELEARKTMRKAEMQARKAAMEARKSARQAEMEARKAELQAMRVARNHSPDKLIERMAKKDAEFYYNGEQISAKEALKLVEDSNKNLSIDASTKNGKSKVKLKD; encoded by the coding sequence ATGATAGCATATATAATTAAATCATCACTTTGTTTGATGCTCTTATGGGCATTCTATAAGCTGTTTTTAGAAAAGGAAAACATCCATTTTGTAAAGAGGTTTTATCTTCTTTTTAGTTTGGTTTTTGCATTCAGTATCCCCTTGATTACACTGACTTATGAAGCAGAAGTCATTTCCCAATCAGAAACAGTTTCAGAAATAACAACTCCTTTATTGATAGTGCCAGAAACAGAAATCACTCAAGAATCGGTTGATTATTTACCAATTATTTTGTGGATTGTTTACGGAATTGGTGTGTTAGTTTTTGGTTTCCGATTTATCCGAAATGTAATTGCTATTTCTAAAAAGATCAGAACCAATGAAAGATTAAAAGAGCCATCACATATTAATGTGTTGTTAAGTAGTTCAATAATTCCACATACCTTTCTGAGTTACATTTTTGTCCCTAAAAAAGAATTCCAAAATAAAAACATCCCAGAAGAAGTATTACTTCACGAAAAAACACATGTACAGCAAAAACATACACTAGATATACTGTTTGTAGAGGTTCTACAAGTAATCTTTTGGTTTAACCCTTTATTTATTTTTATAAAAAGATCTATTAAGCTAAACCATGAGTTTCTTGCAGACCAGAGCGTATTGAAACAAAGGTTTTCAATACAAAATTACTTTGAATTACTCCTTAATTATCCCAACAGCTCTAATCAAGCTGTATTATCGAGTCCTATTAATTATTCATTAACAAAAAAGCGATTACAGATGATGACAAAAGAATTTTCGAAAAAAAGAACGATGCTAAAGTTAGTCACTTTAGCGCCTGTTTTATCACTATGCGTATTATTTTTTAATAACGAAATAGTGGCTAAAGAAGTAGAACGACCACTTGATGAGATTGTGAACCTTCATACAGAAGAGAAAGTTTCAACACTGGTTGTGAAAAGCGAAGAAGGAAGTATTTCTGTAGATGAAAATGTAACTGATTTTCAGGATGGTGTAACAGATGAAATGGTAAAAGAATATAATGTCTGGGCAAAAGATTTAAATGCTAAAATTAAAGCGAATAAATCGATTACTATTAGAGAGAGTGAGATTTATCGTATGATAAATATTTATAGAAATATGACTGCTGAGCAGCGTAAAGGATCAGAACAGTTCCCTGATATTCCGCCACCACCTCCTGTGCCAGAGGCACCAAAAGTAAAGAAAGGAGAAAAAAGCGATATTCCACCACCTCCACCACCACCAGAAGCTCCAAAAGTAAAAAAAGGTGAAAAAAGTAACATTCCACCGCCTCCACCACCAAAAGAAAAAAATACTCCAAACGGTTTATCAAAAAAAGCAGAAAGAATTAAAACCAATGATGGCTACGCAGAAATTCTCTTATCAGAAAAAGAAGATTGGACAGAAGAAGAAAATGAACGATTAAAAGAGGAAGCAGAGGAAGAAAGAGAACGAGCAGAAATTGAAAGAGAAGAAGCAGAGGTTCTTGTTGAAGAAATTAGAAGAGAGCAAGAACTTGCTTCGGAATTGGCAATGCTGAATGCAGAAGAAGCTAGACGAGCTGCAGAAAATGCTCGTGAAATAGCTATGGAAGCATCTCAGGAAGCGAGATTAAGAGCCCGAAAGGAATCTAGAGAGTTAATGAGAGAGGCTAAAATGCAAACTAGTAAAGCTGAAAAAGAAATGCGTAAAGCCGAAATGGAGGCGAGAAAAAACGCTATGGAAGTAGAGTTGGAAGCTAGAAAAACAATGAGAAAAGCAGAAATGCAAGCTCGTAAAGCTGCGATGGAAGCAAGAAAAAGTGCAAGACAAGCAGAAATGGAAGCTAGAAAAGCAGAACTCCAAGCAATGAGAGTAGCCAGGAACCATTCACCTGATAAATTAATAGAAAGGATGGCTAAAAAAGATGCTGAATTTTATTACAATGGAGAACAAATTTCTGCCAAAGAAGCACTCAAACTTGTTGAAGACTCTAATAAGAATCTTTCGATAGATGCGTCTACAAAAAATGGAAAATCAAAAGTGAAACTTAAAGATTGA
- a CDS encoding DUF4407 domain-containing protein, with protein MLKNFFIMCSGADADILADSSNGEQNKYAGIGATVFFTALMAFLAASYALYTVFDNYFTAIFFGLVWGLLIFNLDRFIVSTIKKKDNFLDELLQASPRIILAVIIAVVISKPLELKIFEKEIDQVLLEQKNDLTLANQEQIATQYTPVVEGIDTEITGLKQEISAKETEVNELYETYIAEAEGRKGTELVGKGPVYKEKREKHDAMLAELVELKKTNAGKITGLEAQKTELASAYDKQVETSQPIIDNFDGLMARVNALNELPWLPSFFIFLLFLAIETSPIFAKLLSPKGEYDFKIEDIEGEVKTWTAQKADQRKIMLATDHTVNDRVYGDIAEEDELYQYKKKIARELMQKQQDAFYKRQTDIL; from the coding sequence ATGTTAAAAAATTTTTTCATTATGTGCTCTGGTGCTGATGCCGATATACTGGCTGATAGCTCTAATGGAGAACAAAATAAGTATGCAGGTATTGGTGCAACTGTATTTTTTACTGCACTTATGGCATTTTTAGCGGCGAGTTATGCGCTATATACTGTATTTGATAATTATTTTACTGCTATTTTCTTCGGATTAGTATGGGGATTATTGATCTTTAACCTAGATCGATTTATAGTTTCTACGATTAAGAAAAAGGATAATTTTCTGGATGAACTTTTACAGGCTTCTCCCAGAATTATTTTAGCAGTTATCATTGCGGTTGTTATTTCAAAGCCCTTAGAATTAAAGATTTTTGAAAAAGAAATTGACCAAGTTCTTCTAGAGCAAAAGAACGATCTCACCTTAGCTAATCAAGAACAAATCGCAACTCAATATACTCCAGTTGTAGAAGGAATTGATACCGAAATAACTGGGTTAAAACAAGAAATAAGTGCAAAGGAAACAGAAGTAAATGAGCTGTATGAAACTTATATTGCTGAGGCAGAAGGACGAAAAGGTACAGAGCTTGTAGGTAAAGGTCCTGTTTATAAAGAGAAAAGAGAAAAGCATGATGCAATGCTAGCTGAGTTGGTGGAGCTGAAGAAAACAAATGCCGGAAAAATCACTGGTTTAGAAGCACAAAAGACGGAATTGGCATCAGCCTATGATAAGCAAGTGGAAACTTCTCAACCAATCATTGATAATTTTGATGGATTGATGGCCAGAGTTAATGCACTTAATGAATTGCCTTGGTTACCTTCATTTTTTATCTTTTTATTGTTTTTAGCTATAGAGACCTCGCCTATTTTTGCAAAGTTACTTTCGCCAAAAGGAGAATATGATTTTAAAATTGAGGATATAGAGGGTGAAGTAAAAACCTGGACAGCACAGAAAGCTGATCAACGCAAAATTATGTTAGCAACAGATCATACTGTGAATGATCGAGTATATGGTGATATTGCAGAAGAAGATGAATTGTATCAATACAAAAAGAAAATTGCAAGAGAACTAATGCAGAAACAACAAGATGCTTTTTATAAAAGGCAAACGGATATATTGTAG
- a CDS encoding FAD-binding oxidoreductase, whose protein sequence is MSKKVIIIGGGIIGLCSAYYLHKEGHNITVIDQSSMDYGASYVNAGYLTPSHIIPLAAPGVMKKGLKWMFNPASPLFIKPRLTSDFLQWAWAFNKSCSSENVVRSISVIKDINLLSRDLYSEIKEQEDFNFHLERKGLLMLCQSDKLLEEEILIGKIAQEEGLPVKNLSFPELKQLEPNIQLHAKGAVLYECDGHTTPHLFMKEMKAYLEIAGVTFRKNEKINDIDVRNNKIVSITSTSNTYTADEYILAAGSWSKLLSKKLGIKLLLEAGKGYRINSKRDLGITMPTILAEAKVAVTPMQGFTRFAGTMEIAGINHDINKVRVEAIANAAHRYYPDIILTYDEKNDAACGLRPVSPDGMAYIGKSSKCKNLTIATGHAMMGWSMGPATGKLVSELISDKKPSLNLEVYHPDRRF, encoded by the coding sequence ATGAGTAAAAAAGTAATTATCATCGGAGGTGGAATAATTGGACTTTGTTCCGCATACTATTTGCATAAAGAAGGTCATAACATAACCGTTATAGATCAGTCCTCTATGGATTATGGTGCCTCTTATGTAAACGCCGGATATCTGACTCCCAGTCATATTATTCCTTTAGCAGCTCCGGGAGTCATGAAAAAAGGATTAAAATGGATGTTCAATCCTGCTAGTCCACTATTTATAAAACCTCGCTTAACATCTGATTTCTTACAATGGGCTTGGGCTTTCAATAAATCTTGTTCTTCAGAAAACGTAGTTCGTAGTATTTCTGTCATTAAAGATATAAATCTATTAAGCAGAGATTTATATTCTGAAATTAAGGAACAAGAGGATTTTAACTTTCATTTAGAACGAAAAGGATTATTAATGCTTTGTCAATCAGATAAACTGCTGGAGGAGGAAATTCTCATAGGAAAAATAGCCCAAGAAGAAGGCTTACCGGTTAAGAATCTTTCTTTTCCTGAATTAAAACAACTAGAACCTAACATACAACTACATGCTAAAGGTGCGGTATTGTATGAATGTGATGGACACACCACTCCACATCTATTTATGAAAGAAATGAAAGCTTATCTAGAAATTGCTGGCGTTACATTTCGAAAAAATGAAAAGATCAATGATATTGATGTAAGAAATAATAAAATCGTTTCGATAACAAGTACTTCTAATACATATACCGCTGATGAATATATACTAGCTGCAGGTTCTTGGTCTAAATTATTGAGTAAAAAACTCGGAATCAAATTATTGCTTGAAGCAGGAAAAGGATATCGAATAAATTCTAAAAGAGATTTAGGAATTACTATGCCTACGATTCTTGCAGAAGCTAAGGTAGCAGTTACACCCATGCAAGGATTTACTCGTTTCGCAGGAACCATGGAAATTGCCGGAATCAATCATGATATTAATAAAGTGAGAGTCGAGGCCATTGCCAATGCCGCTCATAGATACTATCCAGATATTATTCTCACTTATGACGAAAAGAATGATGCTGCCTGTGGTTTACGACCAGTCTCTCCAGACGGCATGGCTTACATTGGTAAATCTAGTAAATGCAAAAACCTAACCATTGCTACTGGACATGCAATGATGGGTTGGAGTATGGGACCAGCTACCGGTAAATTAGTTTCGGAACTAATTTCGGATAAAAAACCATCCTTAAATTTAGAGGTGTATCACCCTGATCGACGGTTTTAA
- a CDS encoding 4-hydroxyproline epimerase, whose translation MSKTTYKCIDAHTCGNPVRVVTTGHPNLQGNSMSEKRQHFLKEYDWIRTGLMFEPRGHDMMSGSFLFEPQDPVNDFAILFIETSGCLPMCGHGTIGTITIAIEEDLIQPKVPGEIRMEAPAGLVEIEYQQSGKKVDWVKLKNVKSYLAAEALTIDCPELGKITFDVAYGGNYYAIVDTQKNFRGLRNFTASKLIQYSQVIRDRINEKYPDYFIHPENETIRDVSHILWTGDPIDPSSSGRNAVFYGDKAIDRSPCGTGTSARMAQLYAKGKLKKGEEFIHESFIGSKFIGRIEEETELADQKAIIPSIQGWAKIYGYNTIIIDDQDDPYAHGFQVI comes from the coding sequence ATGTCCAAAACAACTTATAAATGTATCGATGCCCATACCTGCGGAAATCCTGTACGAGTTGTTACAACAGGACATCCCAATCTCCAAGGTAATTCTATGAGCGAAAAACGACAGCATTTCTTAAAAGAATACGATTGGATTAGAACGGGATTGATGTTTGAACCTCGCGGTCATGATATGATGAGCGGTAGCTTTTTATTCGAACCACAGGATCCCGTAAATGATTTTGCTATTCTTTTTATAGAAACATCAGGTTGTTTACCTATGTGTGGACATGGAACCATAGGAACTATTACTATTGCAATAGAAGAAGATTTAATCCAACCTAAAGTTCCCGGAGAAATACGCATGGAAGCTCCTGCAGGATTAGTTGAAATTGAATATCAACAATCAGGAAAAAAAGTGGATTGGGTAAAACTAAAAAATGTAAAATCTTACCTGGCGGCAGAAGCATTGACGATTGATTGTCCTGAACTTGGTAAAATAACCTTTGACGTTGCTTACGGCGGTAATTATTATGCTATAGTTGATACCCAGAAAAACTTTAGAGGACTACGGAATTTCACTGCTTCTAAATTGATACAATATTCTCAGGTTATTCGAGATCGAATTAATGAAAAATATCCTGATTATTTCATTCATCCAGAAAATGAAACCATCAGAGATGTTAGTCATATCCTCTGGACAGGAGATCCGATCGATCCTAGTTCATCCGGAAGAAATGCAGTTTTTTATGGAGATAAAGCTATAGATCGTTCTCCCTGCGGTACAGGAACCTCTGCAAGGATGGCGCAATTATACGCTAAAGGAAAATTAAAAAAAGGAGAAGAATTTATTCATGAAAGTTTTATTGGTTCTAAATTTATAGGAAGAATTGAAGAAGAGACTGAGCTTGCTGATCAAAAAGCTATCATTCCTAGTATACAAGGATGGGCAAAAATATACGGATATAATACAATCATTATTGATGATCAAGATGATCCCTATGCACACGGATTTCAGGTTATATAA
- a CDS encoding aldehyde dehydrogenase (NADP(+)): MITGKNYIGNELSSEGLKTYTTFNPKLNIENEHTFFEASPEEIEKTVSLASEAFESFKKVSGNKKAEFLNSIADEILALDQSLIETYVSETGLPEGRAKGERGRTIGQLRMFAELVARGSWVEATIDTADLDRSPIPKQDIRKMLVPLGPVVVFGASNFPLAYSTAGGDTAAALAAGCPVIVKSHPMHAGTGELVASAIIKAVQKTGMPNGVFSNLNSSGIEVGVQLVKHPKVKAVGFTGSIKGGRALFDLASQRPEPIPVFAEMGSINPVILLPKATASKGEALAKTYAQSITLGTGQFCTNPGLILGIKGDSLDNFINILSDEIIKIEPSCMLHPNIIGNYEKNRSNALQQSGLIVTAHYQNDVASNHARQTVTTVEGKTFLENTTLHQEVFGPFSMVVQCANVNELETIINNLEGQLTGTILAENDEVAIYTSVIEALQNRVGRIIFNGVPTGVEVCPAMLHGGPYPASTDSRFTAVGIHSIKRWVRPFSYQSWPKALLPDELKNENPLGISRLVNGKQTHDKI; the protein is encoded by the coding sequence ATGATCACTGGCAAAAACTATATAGGAAATGAACTTTCTTCTGAAGGGCTCAAAACATATACAACTTTTAACCCTAAGTTAAATATAGAAAACGAACATACTTTTTTTGAAGCCTCTCCAGAGGAAATAGAAAAAACCGTATCTCTTGCTTCAGAGGCTTTCGAATCCTTCAAGAAAGTATCTGGTAATAAAAAAGCTGAGTTTCTTAACTCGATTGCAGATGAAATTTTGGCATTAGACCAATCCCTTATAGAAACCTATGTGTCCGAGACGGGCTTACCAGAAGGTAGAGCGAAAGGAGAACGTGGCAGAACTATTGGGCAATTAAGAATGTTTGCAGAATTAGTAGCACGCGGTTCTTGGGTAGAAGCTACTATCGATACTGCAGATTTAGATAGATCACCAATCCCAAAGCAAGATATTCGCAAAATGTTAGTTCCATTAGGCCCAGTTGTTGTTTTTGGAGCTAGTAATTTTCCTTTGGCTTATTCTACAGCTGGTGGAGATACTGCTGCGGCATTAGCTGCTGGATGCCCGGTGATTGTAAAATCACATCCTATGCATGCCGGAACCGGAGAATTAGTTGCATCTGCTATTATCAAAGCTGTACAAAAAACCGGAATGCCTAACGGTGTTTTCTCTAACCTTAACAGCTCGGGAATAGAAGTTGGTGTTCAATTGGTAAAACATCCCAAAGTAAAAGCAGTCGGATTTACAGGAAGCATTAAAGGAGGTAGAGCACTTTTTGATTTAGCATCGCAGCGACCAGAACCTATTCCTGTATTTGCAGAAATGGGAAGTATTAATCCTGTAATTCTACTTCCAAAAGCAACAGCATCAAAAGGTGAAGCGCTTGCTAAAACATATGCCCAGTCTATCACACTCGGAACTGGACAATTTTGTACAAATCCAGGACTCATTTTAGGAATAAAAGGCGATTCACTTGATAATTTTATCAATATCCTTTCTGATGAGATTATAAAAATTGAACCATCTTGTATGTTACATCCTAATATCATTGGTAATTATGAAAAAAATAGATCTAATGCATTACAGCAAAGTGGATTAATCGTTACCGCCCACTATCAAAATGATGTAGCGTCCAATCACGCAAGACAAACAGTAACCACTGTAGAAGGAAAAACTTTTTTAGAAAATACTACGTTACATCAAGAAGTATTTGGACCCTTTTCTATGGTAGTACAATGTGCAAATGTAAATGAATTAGAAACTATTATCAATAATCTGGAAGGTCAACTAACAGGAACGATATTGGCAGAAAATGATGAAGTTGCCATATATACTTCGGTAATAGAAGCACTCCAAAACCGTGTGGGAAGAATCATTTTCAATGGTGTTCCTACGGGTGTAGAAGTTTGCCCTGCTATGCTTCATGGAGGTCCGTATCCAGCATCAACGGATAGTAGATTTACGGCAGTTGGGATTCATTCTATAAAACGCTGGGTAAGACCATTCAGCTATCAAAGTTGGCCGAAAGCACTATTACCCGATGAACTTAAAAATGAAAACCCCTTAGGAATATCTCGTTTAGTAAACGGAAAACAAACTCATGATAAGATCTAG
- a CDS encoding dihydrodipicolinate synthase family protein, producing the protein MVIDWKGVMPAVTTKFTHEDTLDLEMFTTNIEAQLNAGVHGIILGGTLGEASTLDNAEKSTLVKTTVNIVKSRIPVVINIAEQSTKGAIKAAHKAEEDGANGLMMLPPMRYKAGDRETVTYFKEVAKNTNLPIMIYNNPVDYKIEVTMDMFDELIELDNIQAVKESTRDISNITRLKNRFGDRLKILSGVDTLALESLLMGADGWVAGLVCAFPEETVAIYELQKAGRIKEAIAIYRWFLPLLELDINPKLVQNIKLAEVATGIGTENVRAPRLPLAGEERKKVLEIIEHGIKTRPTLPNYKSLVY; encoded by the coding sequence ATGGTTATAGATTGGAAAGGCGTAATGCCAGCTGTTACTACAAAGTTCACACATGAAGACACTTTGGATCTAGAAATGTTTACTACTAATATCGAAGCACAGCTAAATGCTGGTGTTCACGGTATCATCCTGGGAGGAACTTTGGGGGAAGCCAGTACTCTGGACAATGCCGAGAAAAGCACCTTGGTAAAAACTACGGTAAACATTGTGAAGAGTAGAATTCCGGTAGTTATTAATATTGCAGAACAAAGCACAAAAGGCGCTATTAAAGCAGCTCATAAAGCCGAAGAAGATGGGGCAAATGGGTTGATGATGCTACCACCAATGCGTTATAAAGCTGGAGATAGAGAAACCGTGACTTATTTTAAAGAAGTTGCTAAAAACACGAATTTACCTATCATGATCTATAATAATCCAGTAGATTATAAAATTGAAGTAACCATGGATATGTTCGATGAACTTATTGAACTTGATAATATCCAGGCGGTAAAGGAATCTACCAGAGACATTTCTAATATCACCCGTTTAAAAAATAGATTTGGAGATAGATTAAAAATTCTCAGCGGAGTTGACACTTTAGCGTTAGAAAGCCTATTGATGGGTGCAGACGGATGGGTTGCTGGATTAGTTTGTGCTTTTCCAGAAGAAACAGTGGCTATTTACGAACTACAAAAAGCAGGAAGAATTAAAGAAGCTATAGCTATCTATCGTTGGTTTTTGCCATTGCTGGAATTAGATATAAACCCTAAATTAGTACAAAACATTAAATTGGCGGAAGTTGCTACTGGTATAGGTACAGAAAATGTGCGTGCCCCCAGACTTCCTTTGGCTGGCGAAGAACGTAAAAAAGTATTAGAGATTATTGAACATGGTATAAAGACAAGACCAACACTACCAAATTATAAATCATTAGTTTATTAA
- a CDS encoding AraC family transcriptional regulator produces MKVLPFKIPKSSTDTLIVQEDKEIVLYDKFHQHEEIQISIIVSGEGSVIVGDTITDYKPDDILVFGSNVPHVLQSAVSDQESYMISLFFTKESFGNTFFELPEFEDLSSFFRSSVYGIRVLSKKQKLKRQFLKILKAEERLDRFTIFLKILKLLKTAKIKTISSFISKRAYTDNEGKRMARVFQTVMNEFNRDFSLKEVADLAHMTPNAFCRYFKQRTNKTFFQFLIEVRIENVCRLLSKEVEITISEASYNSGFKNLSNFNRKFKEIKGITPSHYKKRLYDSHFV; encoded by the coding sequence ATGAAAGTTTTACCTTTTAAAATACCGAAATCTTCAACAGATACTTTAATCGTTCAAGAAGATAAGGAAATTGTCTTATATGATAAATTTCATCAACATGAGGAAATACAGATTTCTATTATTGTATCAGGAGAAGGTAGTGTAATTGTTGGTGATACGATTACTGATTATAAACCAGATGACATTTTGGTTTTTGGAAGTAATGTCCCTCATGTATTACAAAGTGCAGTGTCAGACCAGGAATCTTATATGATTTCTCTTTTTTTTACGAAGGAATCTTTTGGGAATACATTTTTTGAACTCCCAGAGTTTGAAGATTTATCCAGTTTTTTTAGAAGTTCGGTATATGGAATTAGAGTGCTTTCAAAAAAACAAAAATTAAAAAGACAATTCCTTAAAATTCTTAAGGCAGAGGAAAGACTAGATCGTTTTACGATTTTTCTGAAGATCTTAAAACTATTAAAAACAGCAAAGATTAAAACTATATCTTCATTTATTTCGAAAAGAGCGTATACAGATAATGAGGGGAAACGAATGGCTAGAGTTTTTCAGACGGTGATGAATGAATTTAACCGAGATTTTTCGCTTAAGGAGGTAGCGGATCTTGCGCATATGACTCCAAATGCTTTTTGTCGTTATTTTAAACAACGTACAAACAAAACGTTTTTTCAATTTTTGATTGAAGTTAGAATTGAGAATGTTTGCAGATTACTATCTAAAGAAGTGGAGATCACTATATCCGAAGCTTCCTATAATAGCGGCTTTAAAAATTTATCTAACTTTAATAGAAAGTTTAAAGAAATAAAAGGTATTACTCCTTCTCATTATAAAAAGAGATTATACGATTCCCATTTTGTTTAG
- a CDS encoding DNA mismatch repair protein MutS translates to MNNPQQFYRSQIDLHNISLKKVKKQLAVSSTIRLFVFLGIIAGIYFGYPNTQIIIGSIVIGITGFIIMVNRHTDLSYIKNKLQKLIDLNQLELDVFEGDYNKLSSGIKYVNPSHPYSHDIDLFGDRSFFQYTNRTTTAAGKNKLAAILQSNNIENIERKQDAIKNLSKLPEWRQEFSAVASLVDVSISVSTIRQWLQNYTPFVPKIMRILPAIVSGISVLMIVLLFLNIITFNILLLWFFIGLGITGSQLKKINVLYSKSNKVKDTFEQYYKLVDQIEKSNFESTLLQEKQQDVINEKEKASVILKQFAGILNALDQRNNMMFGVLANGLFLWDIIQCYRIEKWIATHHDKVDQWFEVIAFFDSYNSLGNFSFNNPNYVYPELTTESIILNAQELGHPMLNAEKRIDNDITIGKEEFFIITGANMAGKSTFLRTVALQIVMSNIGLPICAKSCIYRPIKLITSMRTSDSLSDDASYFFSELTQLKKIVDALEKDEYFIILDEILKGTNSKDKAAGSRKFVEKLVKANATGIIATHDLSLCEIASELDEVKNRFFDAQIVNDELYFDYKFKDGICQNMNASFLLNKMGIV, encoded by the coding sequence ATGAATAATCCGCAACAATTTTATAGATCACAAATTGATCTTCATAATATATCATTAAAAAAAGTAAAGAAACAACTTGCTGTTTCCAGTACGATTCGACTATTCGTTTTTCTAGGTATTATAGCAGGTATCTATTTCGGGTATCCTAATACACAAATCATTATAGGTAGTATCGTAATAGGTATAACAGGCTTCATTATTATGGTAAATCGTCACACAGATCTGTCTTATATAAAAAATAAGCTTCAGAAATTGATCGACCTTAACCAACTGGAGCTTGATGTTTTTGAGGGTGATTATAATAAGCTATCTAGTGGAATAAAATATGTTAACCCTTCGCATCCTTATAGTCATGATATTGATTTATTTGGAGATCGATCTTTCTTTCAATATACCAATCGCACAACAACAGCTGCCGGAAAAAACAAACTAGCCGCTATACTACAAAGTAATAATATTGAAAATATAGAACGGAAACAAGATGCTATTAAAAACCTATCTAAACTACCGGAATGGCGCCAGGAATTCAGTGCAGTTGCCTCTCTAGTAGATGTATCTATTTCTGTATCTACTATCCGACAATGGCTTCAGAATTACACTCCCTTTGTACCAAAAATAATGCGCATACTTCCTGCAATTGTATCTGGAATTTCTGTACTAATGATTGTATTATTATTTTTAAATATAATTACATTCAACATCCTCTTATTATGGTTTTTTATCGGCTTAGGAATTACGGGATCTCAACTTAAAAAAATCAACGTCTTATACAGTAAATCTAATAAAGTAAAAGATACATTCGAACAATATTACAAATTAGTAGATCAGATTGAGAAAAGTAATTTCGAATCAACTTTACTTCAAGAAAAACAACAAGATGTAATCAATGAAAAAGAAAAGGCGTCAGTAATATTGAAACAGTTTGCGGGTATCCTCAATGCTTTAGATCAACGAAATAATATGATGTTTGGGGTTTTAGCTAATGGTTTATTTCTTTGGGATATCATTCAGTGCTATCGTATTGAAAAATGGATCGCTACACATCACGATAAAGTCGATCAATGGTTCGAAGTTATCGCCTTTTTTGATTCGTATAACTCCTTAGGTAATTTTTCTTTTAATAACCCTAATTATGTATACCCAGAACTAACTACAGAAAGCATAATTCTTAATGCTCAGGAATTAGGACATCCTATGCTTAATGCCGAGAAACGAATAGATAACGATATCACTATTGGCAAAGAAGAATTTTTTATCATTACAGGGGCTAATATGGCTGGAAAAAGTACTTTTCTAAGAACTGTAGCATTACAGATCGTAATGTCTAATATCGGTCTGCCGATTTGTGCAAAATCTTGTATATATAGACCCATCAAATTGATCACTAGTATGAGAACATCAGATTCGTTAAGTGATGATGCTTCCTACTTCTTTTCAGAATTAACTCAACTTAAAAAAATTGTTGATGCATTAGAAAAAGATGAATATTTCATCATTTTAGATGAAATATTAAAAGGTACAAACAGTAAAGATAAAGCAGCGGGATCTCGTAAGTTTGTAGAGAAGCTGGTCAAAGCCAACGCAACAGGAATTATAGCTACTCATGATTTAAGTTTATGCGAAATAGCATCAGAACTGGATGAAGTAAAAAATCGATTCTTTGATGCACAGATTGTGAATGATGAACTATATTTTGATTATAAATTCAAAGATGGTATTTGTCAAAATATGAATGCTTCCTTTCTACTAAACAAAATGGGAATCGTATAA